The genomic segment GAAAAGTAAAGTTTTGATAAATTGGGGAAaaaacctctctgtgtgtgtctctctgagtctctgtctctgtctctgtctctctctctctctctccctctccctctatatatatgatatattgtTAGATTTGGACCACAAACTGCAACTTTTTCCCTCATACATGATCACTGCAAATAATTGATTTGTTACTTAAATGTGGGTAAGATAAATTGAAATTTTATTGAGTAAGCATTTCTTGATAAATGTCAGGCTGTGTATTTCAATCAACTCATGCACACTTGTATTATATATTGTTGAtgattgatttttaaaaaaatatttcaaataaTATGGTGTGTCTGTTACTCATTGTTTGTGAACTTCAGTGGTAACTGGTATGCTGTGGATTCTAGTAATTGAAATTCCTCACTTTTAAAAGACAGTGAGGAATTTCAGTTACTAGAATTTGTAATTTTCTCACCTTGGGAAATGGTTGATTTTTGTATTCacattctttctattttcttttcgatgtgagttcttttttcagttttcagcctgatgttgatgatgtttgtatACGGTCCATAAAATCTGAAGTAACAAAATAATTaattactactactgccactcATGCCATGCTTCTAGTTCTAACTGAACTGACCTAAGGTGTCGAGATCTATGCATGAGGTGGTTTATAATTTGTGTAGATTTGACTTTGCAAGGAACAGTACAGAGCAAGTACAGGATGAAGTTTTGATGTGTTCAGGCCAGAGATTCCAGAGGACAATGTGGAAATGATGAGGTGTCTTGGTGTTCGGAGTTGCCCCAATCAAAGCAAAGGCTGTACCATGGACATGTGGGAATGGGAAATGGAAGAACATATCAGGTTGAATTATTCCTTCGATTTCAATTCAGTAGATCTACAATTACTGATGTTCTTTTCAGGAAATATTTTCTTTCGTTCATATAATCCAACAGTTGGAATGGCCAAACAGACCACACCTTCATAATTCAGAATACAGGCTGTAAATTATGCAGGTGGACACAGATCCCACAGGACACACTGTTAATCAGTTTACTGCTCTCCTCATAGATCTGTTTAATaaaaatcatgtagaagaaaATGCTTTAAAATGGGCCCGCACGAACCATAGTGGCCCAGTGCTAATGCATCTGCCTTGGAAGTGATTGGTCATCTAGATGctatcattcagatgagacgataaactgaggtcccatgtgtatcatgcacttaaaagaacctacagcaacaggAGAGTTGTCTATAGAAAAAatccattgtaaaaaaaaaaagccactctgatatgtgtgtgtgtctgactgaagcctgactgaatcaGAAATTGACACAGTAAACAAATAATGAATGCCTTAAAGCCGCtctctgttgtgcaaatgactgtgtttgtatagtgcttagagcttgatctttgACTGAGGATatatgtgctgtataagtatcagtCAGTCAAAAACTGATGTTGGCAAAGATTAACAAAACTGATTGACTCCTGTGCACGTCCAATAGATTCTGGTGTCAGAGGACTGTTGGGCCACTGGTTCAAAGTTTCATGGTTGAACTACCAAGTCATGTTAAAGATTCTGGCCACATGGTTCAAATGAAAAGACTTGGTCAGTAACCATGGTTCCCTTCCACACAACAGCTGTCttgttgtgactgacatggacaGTGTCTTCCACACCCACCAGAAGGTGTTGACCGCTgtccaccacccacacatcccgcacacacaacacatacacactgctgaCCACATCCTCATACATCACTTTTTTCCTTTGGAAACTGAAGGCAAAATGCTTCATCAGGTGTGTGGAACAGTTGTGGTTCCTCCAGTGGCACAAGTCTGCCATTGCCAATCTCATCGTGGGAAAGGTAGAAGCCCTGGTGTTGAGGGAACCACCCACACCTTTCCCAAGTGAATTCTAGTGAAGATTTGGTACTATTATTTATCAGATTAATAGAtaacattttgtttttatggaCTCGGGGAATGAccttcaagctttttttttttccaaacatttttataTCAACAGTTAGTTCATGGAGACACCAAAACATATGGACTGATCCacatatgcaacaccacatctgctgaaagaaaaaagaggggtggatgggaggggagcATGCCTACAGTCATATTTTAAAGCAAGATTTTTGTTTGAATAACAGATTTGTTTATACCTGTCTGCTTTTTTGCCCCCAGATCCTGTGAATGGAAACCAGAATCCCCTCCCAAGAAAAGTCGTAGCAGGTCCACATCTTCACAGAAGGAGAAACGAGTTCCAGCTTCTACACGAGTGACTCGTTCAGGGAGATGGCTCAGAGCTTACTGTAACTCTGGTGCTGTTGGTGGAAGTGCAGACTGAAATGAAATCATGTGTATGGGCAGTGTCTTTATAACAAGTAGAAAAAGAAACTTTTATCAAGGTCTGAAGTGGCCAAAACACAAATATGGAACAGGAAAGTGCTGTGATATATAAGGAGTTCAAGTggcattgattgtacattgttcCAGTGCCTCTGAGAAAGACATGGAAATGTGTTGACTGCAATCCCTTGATCCTGTCCATTGTAGCCAGTGCAGTTGTGTACCGTGTCttcttgaaataaaataaaagtgaaGGATGAGGATTTTGGTGGCTATGTTATATATGCTTACTATTGCCATGTTACAGATGCTTACCATTCCCAAACAGCCATATTTGAAATACATGGAAATTGATGACGGTTCTGGATGCTATGGCAGTGGATTGCATGTAACAGG from the Babylonia areolata isolate BAREFJ2019XMU chromosome 21, ASM4173473v1, whole genome shotgun sequence genome contains:
- the LOC143296426 gene encoding uncharacterized protein LOC143296426 isoform X2, which codes for MIWGQCQHRVCADCLYDESGCLRQLFIKCPVCQHRWSFPQKRPEIPEDNVEMMRCLGVRSCPNQSKGCTMDMWEWEMEEHIRSCEWKPESPPKKSRSRSTSSQKEKRVPASTRVTRSGRWLRAYCNSGAVGGSAD
- the LOC143296426 gene encoding uncharacterized protein LOC143296426 isoform X1 — translated: MSRNPAPLEETQSSYEQRFSCVVCFSARLKMIWGQCQHRVCADCLYDESGCLRQLFIKCPVCQHRWSFPQKRPEIPEDNVEMMRCLGVRSCPNQSKGCTMDMWEWEMEEHIRSCEWKPESPPKKSRSRSTSSQKEKRVPASTRVTRSGRWLRAYCNSGAVGGSAD